CAATGCGCGTGACCGACCGTGTAGTGGGTGAAGTGCGTCACCTCAGCCCAGCTGCGGATCGCCATGGAGGAACCCTGCAGGGAAGTCAGCGTGTAGGAAACCGCACCAAATACGATGAAGCGCAGGGTCGGGCTATACTTCAGCGCACCGAAGCTGCCGACCATTGTCATGTGATGGTTGATGGCGGTCACCACCACCGGCACGACCATCATGAAGGAAGCGGCAATACCAGCGGTCTGCACCCACGCCGGCACCGGACCACCGATGAGGTGGTGAACACCAGCCCAGTTATAGAAGAACGCGAGGGACCAGAAACCGAGCACCGACAGGTAGTAACTGTGAATCGGCTTACCGAGCACCTTGGGCAGGAAGTAGTAAACGGCGCCCAGACCGATCGGCGTGAACCAGAGGCCGAGCACGTTGTGGGCGAACCACCAGTTAACGAGGGCCTGCACCGTGCCACGGGCCGGCTCGAAGATGAGCATCATCTGGGCGATGGAATAGAGCCACGGGAACCAGAAGAGGGCCGCCATGATATACCACTGCGACACGTAGATGTGCTGTGACTTGCCGAAACGGAAGGTGATGATCGCCCAAGCACCAACGAGGGCGTAGGCCACAAACAGAAGAGGCGTGGCGTAGGCCGGCATTTCTAGCCACTCGATGGAATTCGAGTCGCCGCGCATGATGCCAAACACGCCGATGCTGACGCCGATGTTCCAGAAGGCACCGGCGACGAAGAGCAGCTTCGGGTGACGCAGCACCGAACGGGAGAGACGCGCCATAAGCCAAAAGGCCACGGCGAAAGCGGCATTCACGCTCCAGCCGAAGATGACCGTATTCAAGTGAGCGGTGCGGGCCCGACCAAAAGTCATCCATTCCCAGTCGCCCATGAACTCGGGGTTGTGCAGCTTGAAGGACGAGATCAGTGCGAACACCGTTCCCGCCAGCAGCCATAGCACACTGGAAATAAGGAAGAATAATGCGGGCGCTTTCGTCGAAGCGTCGATTTCGCTCAGCTCCGCGCGGGACACCGAAGTGGCCGACGTCGCGGGATCAAGCGATTGAGCGATACTGGGGGCGGATGCCATCGTCTTATTGAAGCAGAATTAGCGGCGGGTTGGATCCGCCGGTCGTCGACCAGGAAAATAATCGGTGGGCTGACCCACGGGCTCCTCGTCGTCGAATATGGAAGCAGCGTTTTTCTCGAATTCCTTGAGCTGGCCGTTCTTCACCGCCCAGTGCAGCGCATAGGCCGCAGACGCCAGAAAGAGCAGCGTAAAGGGCAGCGCGACGGCATAGAAAAACCAGTCCATCAGATCAGCGAGTAGCGTTGATATCGGCCAGCGTGAGTTCGATCGCGCGGTCGACGGGGAGTTGGACGACGCCCTCCTCCTGATTGATCCAAGCGTAACTGTCGGCCTTGGCGTCCGCCGCACCGCGCAGCTCCTTGAGACGGCCCTTGCGGCCATCTTCCGTCAGTTTCCATTGCTCGCTCTCCGGCACGTTGGTCGCCTGCGTGAGCGGGGTGACCGGCGTGCGGGCCAGGGCCATGATGACGAGAAAGATCGCGAAGACACCGATGATCGCTACGGCGAGCGGCCAAATCGGGCTGTCGGTTTTCTGAGACGGGTTACTCATGATAGGTCAGGGATTCGCCGATGCGGGGATCGCGGATCGGGATGAGTTTAGCGGTCGGGAAGCTCTTGAGGTAGGCCCAGATCCAGATGCCGCCCACGCCGATGATGGCGGTGAGGGTCCAGAGCTGGTGGGTCGCGAGGAACGGGAGCGCATCGCCGACGCCGAGACCGTAGGCGTGGCCGGATTCAACCATGTCGACGGTCACCTTCTTGGAGGGCCAGATGTTGTAGATCATGTCGACCATCACGATGGTCAGGATCCAGTAGGCCATAAACTTCATCCACTTCTTGCTGACCTTCGCCGGGTAGCTGATGAGGCCGAGGAAGGGGAAGAAGAAGTGACCAAAGAGAATCAGCATACCGATCCACTTCCACTGGTTGGCTTCGCCCGTGCTCAGGTTGATCTCGCGCAGGTTATACCAGAAGGTTTCTTCCGGCACATTGGCGTTCCAGATCAGGAAGTATTGGGAGAAGGTCACGTAGGCCCAGAACACCGTGAAGGCGAAGGAGAGCATACCGATGGAATACCAGTGGTTGGTGTTCAGGACTCCCTTGTAGTCGCCCCGCACCCACAGCCAGCACATCATCAACACGCCGACGGCGAGCGCCGCACGGACGCAGTTGGCGAAGAACCAGACACCATACATGGTGGAGAACCAGTGGTAATCGAGCGCCTTGACCCAGAGAATCACGCAGAGCGTGAGCGTGACGGCGGTGAAGGGAATACCGGCAGCCGCCCATTTGCGGCTGGAGATGGTCCACTTGGCATCACCGTCGCTGTCTTGGGTGAAGGAGTTGCGACGGAAGCGGCTCGCGAGGAAGATCCAGCCGAGGAAGGAAACCACCGTCGCACCGATGAAGAAGTTGATGTTCAGCATGCCCGACTTCTTCACCCAGAGCACGTCTTCGCCAACGGTGCCATGACCACCGATGGAGCCGAGGTCGTAGGCGGGATTGAAGTATTTCCAGAGCAGGCTGGGATCCATCACCGCGGCAACGACCAGCGGGATGAAGAGGAGGGCCAACCATTTGAAGGCGGAAACGCCATGTTCAAACTGGCGGCGGATCACCGTGGACCAATTCGCATCGAAGATGTGATGGATCATGATCAGCATGAGCATGCCGATGGTGATACCGGTCCAGAAGGTCATCGCGGTGAGCCACGAGAAGGCGACCTTGGAGCCACCGGAGACGGCAATGCCCGCGGCGGTCAGCACGATACCGATCACCCCAACGGCGAGAGCGAGCCCGGCCGGCGTGCTTTTGCTCGCGGCGGGAGCTCCGGCCGCAGCGGCGGTGGAGGCGGAAACAGTGGAAGAGGCAGAAGACATGTTAGTTCAACTCCGCTTGGTAAGCAGCCGGCACATCGGAGAGGCGGCCATTCTGAGAACGTTGCAGGGCGCGAACGTAGGCGATGACGGCCCAGCGGTCCTCGGGGACCAGCTTGTCGCCGTAAGCAAACATGGTGTTCTTGCCGTGGGTGATGGTATTGAAGAGCTCGCCTTCAGTCTGCGCGCGGAACGTATCGCTGTGCAGATTGGCCGGCGTGCCCCAGCCATACTGGGTGACGATGCCGCGGCCGTCAGCGAGGGTGCCGTGACAGGGCGTGCAGTAGATGTTGTAGCGCTCCTGACCGCGAAGGATGAAAGCTTCATCGATGTCGAGCGACGCCGGGAAGCCGGCAGCGAACTCGCCATCGGCGTTGCGACCCGTGGTGAGGTGCGCATCACCGATGATGATCTCACGAGCAACCGTGCCCGCGGGGATCGGCCGATCGGCCCGACCATCGGCAAAGAAGGCCGACTCACCCTGCGGTTGGTATTTGGACTGGCGATCCATGTCCGGGAATACTTCCAGCGGCGGCTTGGTTGAAATGGAGCCTCGGAATCCGAGAGCACCAACGGTCAAAACGACCAGAAAGAAGGCGACGAGGTAAACGTAACGCATCTGGGTCAGGCCTCGATTTCGGTGATGTCTTTACCCCCGATGGACTCGAGCAACGACTTGGTCGCAGCGGCGTCATACTTGGGGTCGCGGGATTCGATCACGATGAGGAATTTGTCATCGAGACCCTGGTGGATGTGCGGCGCTTTCAACACCGGGTGATAATGCATGGGCAATCCGTTGAGGATGAACATGCCGCCGATGGTGAAGAAGGCCGTGAGCAGAATGGTGAGCTCGTAAGACACCGGGAAGGCAAACATCGGGCTGAAGAGCGGCTTGCCGCCGACGATCAGCTGGTAGTCCACCGCGCCGGTGAAGAAGATGAGGGACATGCCGGTGGTGAAACCGAGGATGCCGCCGATGAGCGAGAAGCGCGGAACCTTGGAGCGACGCACGCCCATCGCACCATCCAGACCGTGAACCGGACACGGGGTGATGCAGTCCCAGAATTTGAAGCCGGCGTCGCGCACTTTCTTGGCCGCCTCGTAAATGTCCGAGGCGGTGTCGAAGGTAGCAATCACGCCATGTGAAGGAGCAGCCATGATCGTAAAAGTTGAATTGCGCTGGGCTTAGTGGTGGCCGTGACCCGCGTGCGGATCGGCTTGCGGGGTGACCGCCTTGATTTCCGCCATCGGCATGATGGGCAGGAAGCGGATGAAGAGCAGGAACAGCACGCTGAAGACACCGAAGGTGCCGAAGAAGGTGAAAATTTCCACGATCGACGGGCTGTAGTAACCCCAGCTGGACGGAAGGAAGTCGCGGGCCAGCGAAGTAACGATGATCACGAAGCGCTCGAACCACATACCCACGTTGACGAAGATCGAGAGGATCCAGACGAACATGGTGTTGTTGCGCACCGCCTTGAACCAGAAGAACTGCGGCGTGATGACGTTACAGCCAATCATCCACCAGTAGGCCCAAGCGTAGTGACCAAAGGCACGGTTGATGAACGCGAAGCCTTCATACGGATTCGCGCCATACCACGCGATGAAGAACTCCATACCGTAGGCGTAGCCCACGATGGTGCCCGTCGCCAACGTGATCTTACACATGCAATCGATGTGATACTGCGTGATGAGATCCTCGAGTTTGAAGATCGCGCGCAGCGGCAGCATGAGCGTGAGCACCATACCGAAACCGGAGAAAATGGCGCCGGCTACGAAGTAAGGCGGGAAGATGGTGGTGTGCCAGCCCGGGAGGAGCGACACCGCGAAGTCGAACGACACGATGGTGTGCACGGAGAGCACCAGCGGGGTGGAAATACCGGCGAGCACCAGGTAGGCCATTTCGTAGTTGGACCAGTGGCGGTTCGCACCGCGCCAGCCCATGGCGAACAGGCCGTAGAGCCAGGAACGCACCTTGTTGCCGGTCTTGTAGAAACGGTCACGCAGGATGGCCAAGTCGGGAATCAAACCGACATACCAGAAGAGGACCGAAACCGTGCCGTAGGTCGAAACCGCGAACACGTCCCACTCCAGCGGCGAACGGAAGTTCTGCCAGATGTAGTTGGCGTTGGGGATCGGGAAGAGATACCAGGCGAACCAAACGCGACCGACGTGGAAGACCGGGAAGATCGCGGCGCAAACCACCGCGAAGATCGTCATGGCCTCGGCGGCACGATTGATCGAGGTGCGCCACTTCTGTCGCAACAGACAGAGAATGGCGGAGATCAGCGTGCCGGCGTGACCGATACCGATCCAGAACACGAAGTTGACGATGTCCCAAGCCCAGTTGACCGGATTGGCGTGGCCCCACACACCGACGCCCGTGGCGACGAGGTAGGTGATGCCGGCTACGGTCCAGCTGGCGACGAAGCAGGCGAGCGCGAAGCAAATCCACCACCAGGTGGGGGTCTTGCCTTCGATGATGCCGCAAATCTTATCGGTAATCCAACCGAAGCTGCGGTCATGCTCGACCAGCGTCGCGCGCGGCAACACCGCGGGCTTCACTTCACTGAGAATTGCCGGAGCGGCGGCGGAGTCTGCGTGCGACGACATTAGCTAAGTCCTCCCGTGCGAAGGGCGTTCTTCATGATCGACGTGTGACCATCGGTCGGCTCGTGATGGCCGGCTTCCTCTTGGTCGTGATGGCCGCCACCGTGACCGGAATCGTCACCATGGGCGGGATGGTTCTTGGTGTTGTATTCGACGCGGCTCAGGGGCAGCTCGTTGTAATCGGGCATCTTCGGGTTCGGGTTGCGCAGCTTGCCGAGGTAGGTCGTGCGCGGACGGATGTTGAGGTAACCCAACAACGCGTAGTCCTGCTCACGCTTCTTGGCCTTCGAGACGGCGCTCTCCGGATCCTTGATGTTACCAAACTCAATGGCGTCGACCGGGCAGACCTGCTGGCAGGCCACCTTGATCGTGCCGTCGGGAATAACGACGTTGTCGGTGTCGCGGGCCTTCGCCTTTTGGGCGATCTTGGCCTGCTGGATGCGTTGCACGCAGTAGGTGCACTTTTCCATGACACCGCGCATGCGCACCGTCACGTCCGGGTTCTTCACCATCTTGACGAGCTCGGGCATGCCCTTGTCGCCCGCCGGGCCCATGTAGAGCTGGTCGAGCGAACGGTCATTCCAATCAAAGAAGTTAAAGCGACGCACCTTGTAGGGGCAGTTGTTCGCGCAGTAACGCGTGCCAATACAACGGTTGTAGGCCATCGTGTTGAGACCTTCGTCGTCGTGCACCGTGGCGTTCACCGGGCAGACCGTTTCGCAGGGAGCGAGCTCACACTGCATGCAGCCCACCGGCATGATGGACGCCTGCGGATCCTCGGGGATCTGCTTGTTGCCCTCACCACCGAAGGCGGCGGCGTCGATGTTGCCATCGGAGTAGTAACGATCGAGACGGATCCAGTGCATTTCACGACCGCGCAGGACCTGGTCCTTGCCGACGATCGGGATGTTGTTCTCCGCCTGGCAGGCCACGACGCACGCGTTGCAGCCCATACAGGTGTTGAGGTCGATCGACATGCCCCACTGGTGCACGCCTTCGAAATTCGGCGTCTCGTAGAGCGAGTTACCGCGCGGCGTTTCGGCAGCGACGACGCTCAGCGGTTGGTCCTTGTCTTTGCCGAGGTTGGCCGGGGCGTGGGACTCGATGCCGAAGGTATCAACGAAGTTCGGAGTGTGGTCGAATTCGCTCTTGTTGGCTTCGCGCACGATGTCGCGACCTTCCATCGACCAGTGCTCTTGCGTGTTCGCGAGCAGGTAACGTTCGTCGAGCACCTTGATGGAGGCACCGGTGGCGAAGGCCATCGAGCCCGAGGTGCGAGCCGGGAAGTAGTTGTGACCAGTCCCCTGCCCCACGCGACCGGAAGCGGTGCGCCCGTAACCGAGCGGCAGCACGATGGTCCAGTTGGAGAGACCCGGTTGGATGTGCAACGGACCGCGGACGGTCACGCCGTTGACGGTGACTTCACCGATGAAAGCAGCTTCCTTACCCTGAGGGTAATCCGCGAGCTCCTTACGGGCCACCTGCAGCGCGACACCATCCGGCTCGATGCCGAGTTCCTTGCCGAGACGCGGGCTGACGAGGATCGCGTTGTCCCAGGAAATCTTGGTGATCGGATCCGGGCACTCCTGCAGCCAGCCGTTGTTAGCAAAGCGGCCGTCGTCGAGCTTGTGGTCGATCGCAAAGCGCACTTCGAGGTTGTCCTTGCTCAGCGCCGCCGAGGAAGCCGAGGCAGTGAACAGCGAGCCAGCGCCCGATTGGTCGTAACGAACCGAGGCGGACTTGTAGGCGGAACCGGCGAGCAGACCATCGTGGAGGAACTTGCGGAAAGCCTCTTCGGCGTTGCCGCCGGCGATTCCAGTGACGGTTTCAAACACGATCGCGTAAGGATCGGCGTTCTCTTCACCAGCGAGACGGGCCACGACTTCGAGTTCGGTAAGACCATCGAAGAGCGGCAGAATCATCGGCTGGATCGGCACGATGGTGCCGTCGGCCGTGCGGGCATCGCCCCAGGATTCGAGGAAATGGGTTGCGGCGATGTGCGTGCCGGCCAAGGCCGACGTTTCATCGACGTAATAACCGTAGCGAACGACGTCGCCGACCGCACCCGCGATACCAGCGAAATCGAGATCCGCCGGAGCGTTGTAGGCCGGATTGCCGCCGAGCACCACGAGCGTCGAAACCTGACCGGCCTTGGCGGCAGCGGCGAGGTCGGCGAGCGAAGCGGCGTCGTTTTGCGGGACCGACACGAAGTCGATCGTGTGGCCGACGTTACCGAGGAAGGTGTTGATCGCGTAAACGAGAGCGTGGACCTGCGGGCTCTGGTGAGCACCGGCCACCACGAGACACTCACCCTTGTGGGCGGCGAGGTCGGCGGCGCAGGCTTCGATCCATGCGTCCTTGTTTTTGAAATCGAGGCCCTGCGCGAGCGAAGTCAGCTCCGAGCGACCGGAAAGCTGCTGCAGCAGCGCCGCGGCGAAGGCCAGCATGTGGCTGCTGGCGAGACGCAGCCGGTGGTCAGCCATCGAACCGGTGAGCGTGAACATGCTCTCGACCGCGTAGAGGCGGTTCATCGGATCGTTGGCCTTCAGCACCTTGCGGCCCTTGGCGAAATCGCGGGCGTAACCGAGGGCGCCGGATTCGGCGTGGAAGAAATCGGAGTCGATCGAAACGATGCGCTTGGCCTTCGCGAAGCGGTAGAGCGGCTTCACGTTCTGACCAAAAGCAGCGCGCGCGGCGGCGGCCGGCGGCGTATCGATCACCGCGTCATACTCCGCCCAGATCGCATTCGGCAGCTTTTGCTTGAGCGAGCGGACGAGACGAGCGCGGCTGGGCGACGAGGAGGTCTCGGCGAGGATGGCGAGTCCGGCACCACCACTGCTGGCAGCTGCGGTATGGATCGCGGCGAGCTTGTCGCGCATGGCGACGGCCGTGGAGGCCCTCCCACCCGTGGTGTGGGTCGTGGCGCGGTCCGGGTCGTAAAGATCGAGTACGGAACCTTGGGAAACCAGCGACGAGGCACCGCCGTAGGGCGCGTAGCTCGGGTTACCCTCGAGCTTGGTCGGGCGGCCTTGATGCGTCTCAGCCAGCAAGGGCAACGCTGCGCCACGCAGCGGGAACGCGGTGGCGAAATATTGCGGCACGCCGGGGATGACGTTCTCCACCGACTTGCCGTAAGGCAGGATGTTCGCCTCGGGGCGACGGCAGCCCGTGGCCAGACCCATACCACCGAGGGCAAAGGAAGCCGCCATGAGCTTGAAGAAGGAACGGCGGTCAACGCCGTTCAGATTCGAGGCACCTTCGGGGAACTCGCGGGCGAGCTTGTCCTGGAAACCGGGGGTCTCCACGAGCTCGTCGAGGCTGCGCCAGTAGCGCGGACCACTCAGCTCACGGGCGGAGGGTTCGGGATGGTTAACTTTGCGTTTCATCGGTGGCAGCCTGAGCAGCTTTGCGGAGGATGGATATTCCAGTCGTGAATGAACTTCTCACCGTCGGCGCGTTGACCGTCTTCGCCGCCGGGGTGCTTCCAATCGAGCTGGGTGACAAGCTTGGGGTCGCGGAGGCGCGGGGCCGGATCGCGATGGCAATCCAAGCAGAAGCCCATCGAGAGCGGCTTGGAGTGCGTGACCACTTCCATCTCGTTGATCTGACCGTGGCACTCCACGCAGGAGACGCCGCGGTTCACGTGCACGGAGTGATCGAAGTAAACATAGTCAGGGGCTTGGTGCACCCGCACCCACTCGACCGGGTCACCGGACTCGTAGCTGGCGCGCACCGGCGCGAGCAACGGGCTCTGGTTCTTCACCTGGGAGTGGCAGTTCATGCAGGTCTGCGCCGTGGGCACCGCCGCGTGGCCCGCCTTTTCCACCGTGGAGTGGCAGTAGCGGCAATCGATACCGAGCTCGCCATTGTGCTTGGCGTGGCTAAACGGCACCGGCTGGACCGGAGCATAGCCAATCCGAGTATACTTCGGCGTGGCGTAATAAGTCGTGGCAGCCGTCACGATACCGCCGAACACCAC
This portion of the Actomonas aquatica genome encodes:
- a CDS encoding cytochrome c3 family protein — its product is MSHIFPKSANRLPLQIIIFLVVFGGIVTAATTYYATPKYTRIGYAPVQPVPFSHAKHNGELGIDCRYCHSTVEKAGHAAVPTAQTCMNCHSQVKNQSPLLAPVRASYESGDPVEWVRVHQAPDYVYFDHSVHVNRGVSCVECHGQINEMEVVTHSKPLSMGFCLDCHRDPAPRLRDPKLVTQLDWKHPGGEDGQRADGEKFIHDWNIHPPQSCSGCHR
- the nrfD gene encoding NrfD/PsrC family molybdoenzyme membrane anchor subunit yields the protein MSSHADSAAAPAILSEVKPAVLPRATLVEHDRSFGWITDKICGIIEGKTPTWWWICFALACFVASWTVAGITYLVATGVGVWGHANPVNWAWDIVNFVFWIGIGHAGTLISAILCLLRQKWRTSINRAAEAMTIFAVVCAAIFPVFHVGRVWFAWYLFPIPNANYIWQNFRSPLEWDVFAVSTYGTVSVLFWYVGLIPDLAILRDRFYKTGNKVRSWLYGLFAMGWRGANRHWSNYEMAYLVLAGISTPLVLSVHTIVSFDFAVSLLPGWHTTIFPPYFVAGAIFSGFGMVLTLMLPLRAIFKLEDLITQYHIDCMCKITLATGTIVGYAYGMEFFIAWYGANPYEGFAFINRAFGHYAWAYWWMIGCNVITPQFFWFKAVRNNTMFVWILSIFVNVGMWFERFVIIVTSLARDFLPSSWGYYSPSIVEIFTFFGTFGVFSVLFLLFIRFLPIMPMAEIKAVTPQADPHAGHGHH
- a CDS encoding cbb3-type cytochrome oxidase assembly protein, whose product is MDWFFYAVALPFTLLFLASAAYALHWAVKNGQLKEFEKNAASIFDDEEPVGQPTDYFPGRRPADPTRR
- a CDS encoding TAT-variant-translocated molybdopterin oxidoreductase — protein: MKRKVNHPEPSARELSGPRYWRSLDELVETPGFQDKLAREFPEGASNLNGVDRRSFFKLMAASFALGGMGLATGCRRPEANILPYGKSVENVIPGVPQYFATAFPLRGAALPLLAETHQGRPTKLEGNPSYAPYGGASSLVSQGSVLDLYDPDRATTHTTGGRASTAVAMRDKLAAIHTAAASSGGAGLAILAETSSSPSRARLVRSLKQKLPNAIWAEYDAVIDTPPAAAARAAFGQNVKPLYRFAKAKRIVSIDSDFFHAESGALGYARDFAKGRKVLKANDPMNRLYAVESMFTLTGSMADHRLRLASSHMLAFAAALLQQLSGRSELTSLAQGLDFKNKDAWIEACAADLAAHKGECLVVAGAHQSPQVHALVYAINTFLGNVGHTIDFVSVPQNDAASLADLAAAAKAGQVSTLVVLGGNPAYNAPADLDFAGIAGAVGDVVRYGYYVDETSALAGTHIAATHFLESWGDARTADGTIVPIQPMILPLFDGLTELEVVARLAGEENADPYAIVFETVTGIAGGNAEEAFRKFLHDGLLAGSAYKSASVRYDQSGAGSLFTASASSAALSKDNLEVRFAIDHKLDDGRFANNGWLQECPDPITKISWDNAILVSPRLGKELGIEPDGVALQVARKELADYPQGKEAAFIGEVTVNGVTVRGPLHIQPGLSNWTIVLPLGYGRTASGRVGQGTGHNYFPARTSGSMAFATGASIKVLDERYLLANTQEHWSMEGRDIVREANKSEFDHTPNFVDTFGIESHAPANLGKDKDQPLSVVAAETPRGNSLYETPNFEGVHQWGMSIDLNTCMGCNACVVACQAENNIPIVGKDQVLRGREMHWIRLDRYYSDGNIDAAAFGGEGNKQIPEDPQASIMPVGCMQCELAPCETVCPVNATVHDDEGLNTMAYNRCIGTRYCANNCPYKVRRFNFFDWNDRSLDQLYMGPAGDKGMPELVKMVKNPDVTVRMRGVMEKCTYCVQRIQQAKIAQKAKARDTDNVVIPDGTIKVACQQVCPVDAIEFGNIKDPESAVSKAKKREQDYALLGYLNIRPRTTYLGKLRNPNPKMPDYNELPLSRVEYNTKNHPAHGDDSGHGGGHHDQEEAGHHEPTDGHTSIMKNALRTGGLS
- a CDS encoding cbb3-type cytochrome c oxidase subunit I, which translates into the protein MASAPSIAQSLDPATSATSVSRAELSEIDASTKAPALFFLISSVLWLLAGTVFALISSFKLHNPEFMGDWEWMTFGRARTAHLNTVIFGWSVNAAFAVAFWLMARLSRSVLRHPKLLFVAGAFWNIGVSIGVFGIMRGDSNSIEWLEMPAYATPLLFVAYALVGAWAIITFRFGKSQHIYVSQWYIMAALFWFPWLYSIAQMMLIFEPARGTVQALVNWWFAHNVLGLWFTPIGLGAVYYFLPKVLGKPIHSYYLSVLGFWSLAFFYNWAGVHHLIGGPVPAWVQTAGIAASFMMVVPVVVTAINHHMTMVGSFGALKYSPTLRFIVFGAVSYTLTSLQGSSMAIRSWAEVTHFTHYTVGHAHWGMYAFFTMVMFGSIYYILPRLLLKEWPSAALITAHFWATAIGILIYVAALSIGGVEQGLALNDVDNYPIFLDIVEMTKRYLVTRSLAGILITVGHIAFAVNFAWMLFKSRSTEASAPTLFRNPESMEIAR
- a CDS encoding DUF3341 domain-containing protein, with translation MAAPSHGVIATFDTASDIYEAAKKVRDAGFKFWDCITPCPVHGLDGAMGVRRSKVPRFSLIGGILGFTTGMSLIFFTGAVDYQLIVGGKPLFSPMFAFPVSYELTILLTAFFTIGGMFILNGLPMHYHPVLKAPHIHQGLDDKFLIVIESRDPKYDAAATKSLLESIGGKDITEIEA
- a CDS encoding c-type cytochrome gives rise to the protein MRYVYLVAFFLVVLTVGALGFRGSISTKPPLEVFPDMDRQSKYQPQGESAFFADGRADRPIPAGTVAREIIIGDAHLTTGRNADGEFAAGFPASLDIDEAFILRGQERYNIYCTPCHGTLADGRGIVTQYGWGTPANLHSDTFRAQTEGELFNTITHGKNTMFAYGDKLVPEDRWAVIAYVRALQRSQNGRLSDVPAAYQAELN